GCTCATCGTCGCGCATCGGCTGTCGACCATAGAACACGCCGACCGCGTGGTGGTGATGGAGCAAGGCCACATCGTCGAGCAAGGCACGCACGCCGAGCTGATGGCCGCAGGCGGGCTGTATGCGCGCCTGCAGACCTCAAAAAAAGCATAGCTTCTCGCGCAAGCGGCAAGCCGATTTCAAACCAGTTTCACATTGAAACCATTGGTAGCACTACGCTACCAGCTCTTTTTTGCGTAGCGCTACCACTGGCCCTTGTTCGGGCGTTGGCGCTGCATGGCGCGCACGATGTCTTGCACCAGGCCGTCGCGCTCGGCCTTGCGCGCGAAGTCCAGCGCGCTCAGGCCCTGCTGGTTCTTGATGCTCGGGTCTGCGCCTTCGGCCAGCAGCAGGCGCGCCACGTCGATCTGGCCGTACTGCGCCGCCATCATCAGCGGCGTGCTGCCGTTGGGCGAGCCGGCGTCGATGTAGGCAGCGTGCTCCAGCAGCAGGCGCACCATGTCGGCCGCGCTGTCGGCGCTGCTGCTGGCGGCGTAGTGCAGCGGCGTCCAGCCGGTCTTGTTCACGTCGGCATCGCGCGCGATCAGGGTGCGCGCGGCCTGCAGGTTGCCGCGCATCGCCGCCATCATCAACGGGCTTTCGTCCTTGGCGTTGCGCGCTTCCACCTGCAGCCGGCGGCTGGCAAGCAGCACCGCCGCCGCCTTGCGTGAATCCTTGAACAGCGCCACGGTGATCGCCGGCTGGCGGCGCGCGTCGCGCGCATTGGGATCAAAGCCGCGGCGCAGCAGACTGGCGACGGTGCGCTCATCGTCGAGTTCGATGGCCTGAAAGAAGTCTTCCCAGGCGCCGGCGTGCACCTGCGCACCGGCCAGTGCGGCGCCCGCCAGCAGCAAGGCCCGCCGGCGCATCACGCAGCCTGCCCCGCCAGGAAGAGGCGTTCGAAGTTGCGGCTGGTGGCCTCGGCGATCAGGCCCACCTCGACGCCGCGCACCTGCGCGATCTGCTGCGCCACGTAGGGCACGTAGGACGGGTTGTTGACCTTGCCGCGCATGGGCACGGGCGCGAGATAGGGGCTGTCGGTTTCGATCAGCATGCGATCGAGCGGCACGAA
The DNA window shown above is from Comamonas sp. NLF-1-9 and carries:
- a CDS encoding ankyrin repeat domain-containing protein — translated: MRRRALLLAGAALAGAQVHAGAWEDFFQAIELDDERTVASLLRRGFDPNARDARRQPAITVALFKDSRKAAAVLLASRRLQVEARNAKDESPLMMAAMRGNLQAARTLIARDADVNKTGWTPLHYAASSSADSAADMVRLLLEHAAYIDAGSPNGSTPLMMAAQYGQIDVARLLLAEGADPSIKNQQGLSALDFARKAERDGLVQDIVRAMQRQRPNKGQW